Genomic window (Paenibacillus sp. 37):
TGGCACATTCCGGTTCGAGATCGGGGTTCAATCCACGAATGATCCGACAAATGAACTGGTGAAACGTCGCCAGAACTTTACGAAGCTAAGCCGCACGGTAAACAAAGTTAAAGCCAGCGGCAAAATCGACCAGCATCTGGATCTCATCGCCGGATTGCCGGAGGAAGATTACAATACGTTCCGCAAAACGTTTAACGATGTGTTTGCCTTGGGGCCGGAAGAGCTTCAGCTCGGATTCCTTAAAATGTTGCGTGGTACGGGTCTGCGTCTGGATGCGGAAAAATACAACTATACGTATATGGATCACGCGCCGTATGAGATTTTGGGTAGTGACGTGCTGCCGTTCAGCGACATTGTGCGCTTGAAGCGGCTGGAAGATGTGCTGGAGAAATACTGGAACGCACACCGGATGGACTACACGCTGAAATATCTGATGGAGCAGGAGTTCAATTCGCCGTTTGATTTCTTCCAGGCGTTTGGGGATTACTGGGAGGGTCAGGGCTGGCAGAAGATTGGTCACCAACTGGAGGATCTGTTTACTCGTCTGCACAGCTTCCTGGAGTCGCGGAATACGCCGCATATGGATGTCGTGCTCGGCCTGATGAAGCTGGATTATTTCCTTGGCCACAAATACAAACCACGCAAAATCTGGTGGGAAGATCCGCTCCAGAAAGATCAGTGGGCGGGTTATATGAAAACGTTGGCTGAACGTCCGGAAGACGTTCGTCTGCCACGTGTTGCCGGTGCCGCTGGCACGGCATGGCTGGAAAGCAGCGGCACGGGTCCGAGTGCCGCTGTGGCAAGTTCGGCTGCTGCCGGGGAGAACTCTGCCGCAGATGCGGCGGGTGTAATCGGCAGCGAAGCCGGGGGTGAAGCGTCGCTCACTTCGGGCGACGCAACAGGGTCCGCCGCGGATGGAGCGGCGGACGGGGAAGACGGCAACGCTTCGCGTGCGTTGCCGATGACCTCGGCCATGACCGCACAGACGGTCATGGGTGCCCGTGCTTTCGCCGACCTTGGTCTCGGCGAAAAGGAACTGCAGAAGCACACCGTACTGGATGTGCTTCCGTTCCGGCTTGAGCGTGTGCTAGCTGGCGCCAGCCCGCTTGCCGCGAAAGGCCGGACGCTGCTGGTCGTAGTGTACCAGCAGCATGAAGGGCAGCAGGCGCAGTATTACACGCTGCCGCTGGGAGAAGAAGCCGCTGCCATGTAGGTGCAGCGGCCTTCCACAAGCTACATGGCCAACTGGCATGATGCAGAAGGGAGAGGTGCCACGGCTTTGGGGTCGTGGCACTTTATTGGCAGGCATCACGGGTGATGCCTGCATTGATGAGCACCGCGTCAATGAACGTGGTGCATCCTCATAAGGTGCTTGCACCCATCGGGCGCAGCACCTCACCCTTACGCGGCTTGCCGTTGCATATGCCGCGCTCCCGCTTTACCTTTTCAACATCATATTTCCGAAACCATCGGAAGGTCATCTGATTCCCAAACGGGATGAAGAATGATCTTCTTTTTTTGTTTGCCAGTTACATAGAATCACATGTCGAATTCAGTCAAAGGAGTGTTTCGTATGAATGATAAGACCAGAACCGAAGAGACAATCACTGTACCTAAAGGTTCAGCTGACTCACTACATGTCCATATTCCCTATAACGCTGTACATATTCAACACATTCGTCAGATATCGGGTAGACGAATTTAGAGATCCATTCAGCGAAGCTAAACCTAGAATTCCACGATAACCTTCTGTATTGACGCCTGTACAATCATCAAGCCTCTAGGAGGCACTCGACCTTCTTCAAGGAATACCACAATCCCACCCAGTAACTTTGCGAATTACTTCTTGTGTAATATACTTAGTATATTAATATTATGATGTCAGGGTGGTTTTGTGGAATTGCATTTATATGAGCAGATATATAGCTATATTGTACAAGAGATTAAAGAAGGTCGCTTAAACGAAGGTGACCGGGTCTCTTCTGAAAAAGAGTTGGCTGAACAATTTGGCGTCAGTCGTAT
Coding sequences:
- a CDS encoding B12-binding domain-containing radical SAM protein, with amino-acid sequence MKVILSTLNAKYIHTSLALRCLKAYSEKDFDIDLAEYTIKDPVMNIVSDLYQRGADVIGFSCYIWNIEETIKVIDNLKKVMPGVKILLGGPEVSYDTEYWMNRIPNVDFIVMGEGEETLHQLLTELEGSKKFHFVYGLAYRKGEEVILMPGRPKADLNDLPSPHRFEEDIPDLGKRVVYFETSRGCPFSCQFCLSSIEVGVRYYDIERTKSDILYLIEKGAKLIKFVDRTFNIKRDYALEMFKFLIENHQGTVFQFEITADIMRPEVLDYLAENAPPGTFRFEIGVQSTNDPTNELVKRRQNFTKLSRTVNKVKASGKIDQHLDLIAGLPEEDYNTFRKTFNDVFALGPEELQLGFLKMLRGTGLRLDAEKYNYTYMDHAPYEILGSDVLPFSDIVRLKRLEDVLEKYWNAHRMDYTLKYLMEQEFNSPFDFFQAFGDYWEGQGWQKIGHQLEDLFTRLHSFLESRNTPHMDVVLGLMKLDYFLGHKYKPRKIWWEDPLQKDQWAGYMKTLAERPEDVRLPRVAGAAGTAWLESSGTGPSAAVASSAAAGENSAADAAGVIGSEAGGEASLTSGDATGSAADGAADGEDGNASRALPMTSAMTAQTVMGARAFADLGLGEKELQKHTVLDVLPFRLERVLAGASPLAAKGRTLLVVVYQQHEGQQAQYYTLPLGEEAAAM